A region from the Triticum aestivum cultivar Chinese Spring chromosome 3D, IWGSC CS RefSeq v2.1, whole genome shotgun sequence genome encodes:
- the LOC123074411 gene encoding uncharacterized protein has protein sequence MATCRFHIACAPLLVCVMLLGKNQEGMEAVACHQYCLEVDYITCPSSGSEKLPARCNCCMAGKGCTLHLSGGINQTCN, from the exons ATGGCAACCTGCAGATTCCACATCGCCTGTGCCCCCCTCCTCGTCT GTGTCATGCTGCTGGGAAAAAATCAAGAGGGCATGGAAGCCGTGGCTTGCCATCAGTACTGCCTGGAAGTCGACTACATAACCTGCCCGTCCTCCGGGTCAGAGAAGCTCCCGGCGAGGTGCAACTGCTGCATGGCTGGCAAAGGCTGCACGCTCCATCTATCCGGTGGGATCAACCAAACTTGCAATTAA